A DNA window from Doryrhamphus excisus isolate RoL2022-K1 chromosome 2, RoL_Dexc_1.0, whole genome shotgun sequence contains the following coding sequences:
- the LOC131105470 gene encoding proteinase-activated receptor 3 — MGKYLFFLIFVLCLSATLQKKVRKGLKQPKDTSENLWPRTFKGHPVIQTWFSPNWTQTPGSPPSPPRLQLLSNSTAWYLDGPLSTKVIPIVYMLVIAVGVPANIAILSALATKIRKVSLAILYSSLAVSDLLLLVSLFFKTYYHLHGNHWVLGEAACRVVTACFYGNLYCSAHTLACISIQRYLAVGHPFMYKRLPKRHYAAWTALAVWGVFGATVLPELLVQQSFWIAELGRTTCHDVLPLDLSSHVFLLYYNLFLTLVGLLGPLGVTVLCYGRIMCELKRSQLDWAVYMRASSLVFAIFLVCFTPTGVVHFLHYVQLFVDGTEGSYVVFNVAVCLCCVHACLDPFLFLLMSRSVESRLYYDASKPTSLSVSS, encoded by the coding sequence tCAGAAAAGGACTGAAACAGCCTAAGGACACCTCAGAGAACCTGTGGCCCAGAACCTTCAAAGGCCACCCAGTCATTCAAACCTGGTTCTCTCCGAACTGGACCCAAACTCCCGGTTCACCACCCTCCCCTCCGAGGCTGCAGTTGCTAAGCAACAGCACAGCATGGTACTTGGACGGCCCCCTGAGCACCAAGGTCATCCCCATTGTTTACATGCTGGTCATCGCCGTGGGGGTCCCCGCCAACATCGCTATCCTGAGCGCGCTGGCCACCAAGATCCGGAAAGTGTCGTTGGCCATCCTGTACAGCAGCCTGGCCGTCTcggacctcctcctccttgtctcGCTCTTCTTCAAGACCTACTatcatctccatggcaaccactgGGTGCTGGGAGAGGCGGCCTGCCGGGTGGTGACGGCTTGTTTCTATGGCAACCTCTACTGCTCCGCACACACGCTGGCCTGCATCAGCATCCAGCGCTACCTGGCCGTGGGGCACCCCTTTATGTACAAGCGTCTCCCCAAAAGGCATTACGCCGCCTGGACCGCCTTGGCCGTGTGGGGGGTGTTTGGGGCCACAGTCCTCCCCGAGCTCCTGGTCCAGCAGAGCTTTTGGATCGCCGAGCTGGGCCGCACAACCTGCCACGACGTGCTGCCACTGGATCTCAGCTCCCACGTCTTCCTGCTCTACTACAACCTCTTCCTCACCCTTGTAGGTCTCCTGGGGCCGCTGGGGGTGACGGTTCTGTGCTACGGCCGCATCATGTGCGAGCTGAAGCGCTCTCAACTGGACTGGGCTGTCTACATGAGGGCCAGCTCTCTGGTGTTCGCCATCTTCCTGGTGTGTTTCACCCCCACCGGGGTGGTGCACTTCCTCCACTATGTGCAGCTCTTTGTGGATGGGACAGAGGGTTCGTACGTCGTCTTCAATGTCGCCGTGTGCCTGTGCTGCGTGCACGCCTGCCTGGATCCTTTCCTTTTCCTCCTCATGTCCAGATCTGTGGAATCTAGATTATACTACGACGCCTCCAAGCCCACAAGCCTGAGTGTATCTTCTTGA